In Takifugu flavidus isolate HTHZ2018 chromosome 13, ASM371156v2, whole genome shotgun sequence, the following are encoded in one genomic region:
- the ch25hl1.2 gene encoding cholesterol 25-hydroxylase-like protein 1, member 2 has product MDLADTGMYQWIRGLENNCVLQPLWDCLRLNYTDWLRSPLFPVILTVSSYFVLCLPFLICDIMGEKWMWVQQFKIQPSRRPTASTLLHCAGVTLHNNVLLVLPASVAQWAWRPPVDLPECAPSLLEVIAGVIGNLLLFDFQYFIWHLLHHRIHWLYVTFHAIHHKYSAPFALATQCLSGWELVTLGFWTTLNPVILRCHLLTTWIFMVLHVYVSVEDHCGYDFPWSTSRLIPFGIYGGPSKHDVHHQKPNTNFAPHFSHWDKIFGTHAEFSFSSAMK; this is encoded by the coding sequence ATGGATCTGGCAGACACCGGCATGTATCAGTGGATAAGAGGATTAGAGAACAACTGtgtgctgcagcctctgtgGGATTGCCTGAGACTGAACTACACAGACTGGTTGAGATCTCCACTGTTCCCTGTGATTCTGACTGTGTCTTCTTACTTTGTCTTGTGTCTCCCTTTTCTCATCTGCGACATCATGGGGGAAAAGTGGATGTGGGTCCAGCAGTTTAAGATCCAGCCCAGCCGTCGTCCTACAGCCTCCACATTGCTGCACTGTGCAGGTGTCACTTTACATAATAATGTGCTGCTTGTTCTCCCAGCATCAGTGGCTCAGTGGGCATGGAGACCACCTGTGGACTTGCCAGAATGTGCTCCATCCCTTCTAGAGGTGATTGCTGGAGTGATAGGGAACTTACTGCTCTTTGATTTCCAGTACTTCATCTGgcacctgctccatcacaggATCCACTGGCTGTATGTTACCTTCCATGCCATCCATCACAAATACTCAGCTCCATTTGCCCTGGCAACCCAGTGTCTCAGTGGCTGGGAGCTTGTCACTCTAGGCTTTTGGACTACTTTGAATCCTGTGATTCTTAGATGCCACTTACTCACCACATGGATCTTTATGGTGTTGCACGTATATGTTTCTGTAGAAGATCACTGCGGCTATGACTTTCCCTGGTCTACCTCACGTCTGATACCATTTGGCATCTACGGAGGACCAAGCAAGCATGATGTACACCATCAGAAACCCAACACTAATTTTGCACCACATTTCAGCCACTGGGATAAAATATTTGGAACACATGCTGAATTTAGCTTCTCTTCTGCCATGAAATAG